A window of Cryptomeria japonica chromosome 3, Sugi_1.0, whole genome shotgun sequence contains these coding sequences:
- the LOC131072050 gene encoding uncharacterized protein At5g08430-like, translated as MDTKLLYQQSYNCNICNSFEPGDEYLFLQEECQQLHQNVKYGLIKQPTVGELQKTAKALHEIKVKNWLETEMVKLSNLRDRANEKGHRKQYP; from the exons ATGGATACAAAATTATTATATCAACAGAGCTACAATTGCAATATTTGTAATTCATTTGAACCTGGAGATGAATATCTTTTTCTGCAGGAAGAGTGCCAGCAACTGCACCAAAATGTAAAATACGGTTTGATCAAACAACCAACCGTG GGTGAACTTCAGAAAACAGCTAAGGCGCTGCATGAAATTAAGGTTAAGAAT TGGCTAGAAACAGAAATGGTGAAGCTGAGCAACCTGAGAGACCGAGCAAATGAGAAAGGTCATAGAAAACAATATCCTTAA